The proteins below come from a single Triticum aestivum cultivar Chinese Spring chromosome 5D, IWGSC CS RefSeq v2.1, whole genome shotgun sequence genomic window:
- the LOC123119167 gene encoding PI-PLC X domain-containing protein At5g67130 encodes MGAAAAALVLVMAGLLGAAAASVGDECSTTTSVGCGAGQWCFDCEPKLAGSHCVRSAATNPFQLVNNSLPFNKYAYLTTHNSFAIVGEPSHTGIPRITFDNQEDTVTDQLKNGVRALMLDTYDFKGSVWLCHSSGGKCNDFTAFEPALDTFKEIEAFLSANPSEIVTLILEDYVHAPNGLTNVFKASGLQKYWFPVSNMPKDGQEWPLVSEMVTSNQRLLVFTSARSKQVTEGIAYQWNFMVENNYGDDGMDAGKCSNRAESAPLNDKTKSLVLMNYFPSVPMKPTACLQHSRGLTGMSNTCYGSAGNRWANFIAVDYYKRSEGGGAFQATDLLNGMLLCGCQDVKACQRGSSVVCST; translated from the exons AtgggggcagcagcagcagcactggTTCTAGTCATGGCTGGCCTCTTGGGAGCTGCAGCTGCCAGT GTAGGCGACGAGTGTTCGACGACGACGAGTGTTGGCTGCGGTGCCGGGCAGTGGTGCTTCGACTGCGAGCCGAAGCTCGCCGGCTCCCACTGCGTCCGCTCAGCCGCCACCAACCCCTTCCAACTCGTT AATAACTCGTTGCCATTCAATAAGTACGCCTACCTCACGACGCACAATTCATTCGCGATTGTTGGGGAACCGTCGCACACCGGAATTCCACGCATCACCTTCGACAACCAGGAGGATACAGTCACCGATCAGTTAAAG AATGGTGTTCGCGCGCTAATGCTCGACACATATGACTTCAAAGGAAGTGTATGGTTGTGCCATTCCAGTGGAGGCAAATGCAACGATTTTACTGCATTT GAACCGGCATTGGACACATTCAAGGAAATTGAGGCGTTTCTTTCTGCCAATCCATCTGAAATTGTTACGTTGATCCTGGAAGACTATGTTCACGCGCCAAATGGCCTGACGAACGTGTTCAAGGCCTCTGGTCTGCAAAAGTACTGGTTTCCGGTGTCGAATATGCCAAAGGATGGTCAGGAGTGGCCTCTTGTCAGCGAAATGGTCACAAGCAACCAGCGCCTCCTTGTGTTCACCTCTGCCAGATCGAAGCAAGTCACAGAAGGAATCGCATACCAGTGGAATTTCATGGTTGAGAATAATT ATGGCGACGATGGAATGGATGCTGGCAAATGCTCAAACCGTGCAGAGTCCGCGCCGCTCAACGACAAGACCAAGTCACTGGTCCTCATGAACTACTTCCCATCTGTCCCAATGAAGCCGACTGCGTGTTTGCAGCACTCCAGGGGCCTCACTGGCATGTCTAACACATGCTACGGCTCAGCTGGAAACCGATGGGCTAATTTCATCGCAGTTGATTACTACAAG AGAAGCGAGGGAGGGGGCGCGTTCCAAGCCACCGATCTGCTCAACGGCATGCTCCTGTGTGGATGCCAGGACGTCAAGGCTTGCCAG CGAGGATCTAGCGTAGTATGCTCTACCTGA